A genomic segment from Hippoglossus stenolepis isolate QCI-W04-F060 chromosome 3, HSTE1.2, whole genome shotgun sequence encodes:
- the myl2a gene encoding myosin regulatory light chain 2a — protein sequence MAPKKAKKRSAEGANSNVFSMFEQAQIQEFKEAFTIMDQNRDGFIDKNDLRDTFAALGRLNVKQEEIDEMLKEAPGPINFTIFLTMFGEKLKGADPEETILNAFKVFDPEAKGVLRKDYVTQMLTTQADRFTPEEMVQMFAAFPPDVAGNLDYKNLVHIITHGEEKDQE from the exons ATG GCCCCCAAGAAAGCCAAGAAGAGATCAGCAGAGGGAGCCAACTCCAATGTGTTCTCCATGTTTGAACAGGCCCAGATCCAGGAATTCAAAGAG GCCTTCACCATCATGGACCAGAACAGAGACGGCTTCATCGACAAGAACGACCTGAGGGACACGTTTGCTGCTCTAG GACGTCTCAatgtgaaacaggaagagatCGATGAGATGCTCAAAGAGGCTCCGGGCCCCATCAACTTCACCATCTTCCTCACCATGTTCGGTGAGAAGCTGAAAG GTGCTGATCCCGAGGAAACCATCCTCAACGCATTTAAAGTCTTTGACCCTGAGGCGAAGGGTGTGCTGAGGAAGGATTA tgtgACACAGATGCTAACAACACAAGCCGACAGATTCACCCCCGAAGAG atgGTGCAGATGTTCGCTGCCTTCCCTCCAGATGTGGCAGGAAACCTGGACTACAAGAACCTGGTTCACATCATCACCCACGGAGAGGAAAAGGACCAGGAGTGA